The nucleotide sequence TAGTGTAGCCACCCACATTAGTGATCTTGGCTGGCTCTTTTGGGTAACTTGTTGCAGCTTCTACATCAGCAGTTGCGGCTTCACCTTTGCACTCTGATGCGCCAGAGACTGCATCTTTCCTTTGACCTTGGGATCCAACCCCTGCCAGCTTCATACTTTGTGCagcttcctcccctctctccgtTCTCATGGAATTGAAGAGGTTGGGGCCTTGCTCTGCCGTGGGCTTTGGTTTATGGAAACACTGTGGCTGGTTGGATCTTCCGTCCAGGCCAACTCCAACTTTCACGCCGTCAGCAGTAAGCCTGTTCACTTTCTTATTGTTGTGCATTCACTGGAGGAGCACTTCACATTTCCTTGaggaacttttcctttgcattcacaagcTAGCTAACTGGTGCAGAAGGCCTAGCTTTTGGCCTGTCTTAACCTTTGAAgtgccttcctcactaagctttGTCATTTCTAGGTTGGGATTTAAAGTGAGATATGCAGCTCTTTTGCTTCAACACTGCAAGGCCGTTGTAAGGTGACTGATTGGCCTAATTTCAGTATTGTTGTGTctagggaggctcaagaagaggGAGGGAGTCATGGGACAGTTGGTCTCTGGAACAGAGTATATATTTATCACTTAAGCTCATCATCTTATATTGGTGAGGTTCGTGATGCCCCAAAACAATTAGGGTAGTTACATCAGAAATCACTGATTAGATAGAGCCATGATGAATATAGCaacaatgaaaaagtttgagatattgtgagaattactgGATGGTGACACAGACACGAGGTGAGCAGATGctgttgggaacagtgggagcAGCAGGGCTGCCGGGGATTTCAGCGTGTCAGAACCACAGCGCATGCGAAGCGTGAGGAGGCCTCTGGGCCTGGAGCCCGGCCCTGGGCTGGTGGGTCCTCCCTGCTGGCCTCTGCCCGCCTCCAGCACAGGGCCAGGTTGGTCTCAGTCTGTGGCGTGTGCTGCTCTCAGGGTCCCTGCCTGACCTCCTCTGGTCGGTAAAGCATGAAGCCTGCCAAGCCTTCTCCCAGTGAGGCCCCGTCTCTGGCAGTAGCCTGTGTGGCGGGTGGTGGGCTGCGGGCCCCTGGGGCCTCTGTTTGAGAAGGGGCCGTGGGCGGCTCCGGGGCCCTCAGCGCCGGGCGCCAGGCTCGGCCGCTCCAGGCCTGGCTGCTCCCCTGAGGGCCCCGCGTGGGAGCCAGACGTGCCAGCCTGATTGTGGAAGAGCGTTAGAGAGTGCAGAACATCCTATGTCACGTTAACTgtgtctttctcttctgtttttctcctgtttccaAGATTGTTGAAGGTGAGTGGTCTCCCTCCTTCCTTGGGTTTGGCCAAGGGCGGGAACACTCCCTGGGGCAGCCCTGCCTGCTGCGGGGACTCGCCCCGCCTCTGCTGCAGCAGGGCTGGGGGCTCCTCCGGGGAAGACGGGAGGCTGGTTCCGAGGGGGGTGGGGCTGAGGCCCTTCCTTAAACGAGGACTCGAACCTTAGAGAGGAGGCGGCCAAGGAGGAACGGCAGGCGGCTGCGCCAGGACCACGCTGATAGCTGTGTAGTGAGCAGTGACGAGGAGGAGCTGGCCCGGGACAAGGACGTGTATGTGACCACCCACTCCCCCAGGAGCGCCAGGGAAGAGGCAGCTGTGGGCCTCAGGTACCAGGGGCCGTGCCGGGGGCAGGCTGTCTGCCAAGCAGCCTCTGGACACATGGGCCCTTGTCCCCGGAGTGAGGATCCCTTCTTTCTCCAGTTTCTAGTGAAGAGGTTGGGCGGAGGCAGGGTGTTAGAAATCCCGGCCCCTTGGCAAATGCTTCAATCCTGGGCTCAGAAAGGGCTTATTGAAGCGTCTGGGTGGCGGGCAGATCCCAGGCTGGGCTCCACTGTTCCCCCTGTGACCTGACCAGGTGCACCAGGCACCGCCAGGGTGTGAGAGTAGCTGAGGGTGAGCCCCAGCACCCCCGCCTACTGCAGCAGGAATGCTTGGAGGAAGGGGGTGCTCGGCCAGCCCCTGCCCAGACAGGGAGGCTGCAAGGGGGACTCCCATTGTCTGCACTTTCTCTTGCCCTCTGTTCCCCCCTTTCTCCGAGAACCCCTGTGCCATGGGACTGCCAACCTCCCAAGTGCCTGGGCTGTGGCACTTGGGCATGAGGGTGTGAGGAGGGGGCATGGGCGGCTTAGATGGAGCCACGTAGCGTTAGGAACTGACCATCTGGCTTGCTTTCCTGACGTGAGCTCTGTGCTTCTAGGCCCTCTGGCACCGTCAGCTGCCCCATCTGCATGGACGGGTACTCGGAGGTAAGCAGGCTCGACTGCGTCTTCCCTGGTCCTGGCCTCAGGCTGCTTCAGTCAGGGAATGAGACGAGCGCTTCTCGGGTGGGCTTGGACGCCTGTCTTGCAGTCATGCCGGTGCTGGCACATGGCGTGGCGCACATCTGTGAAGGGAGGCCATGCCATCTCTTTGGGCCACACAGTCTTGGACTCTGGCCCCTTCATTCCCTGCACTGCCCTGTGCCAGTCCTGTGTGTTCCCCGCCCGGCCTCAGCAGACGCTGCCAGTGTTTTCCGTGGCCCTGGGTCCTCTGGCTCTGCCCTACTGCTGCCTGGGGTTCCTCGAGCCCCAGGGCTTCACCTTGGGCTCTCACTGCCCGAGGTTGGCTCCTGCCTGTTTTTTGGCTTCAGAGACGCCGCCCGTACCTTCCGGAGCCTCAGAGGAGCATCGTTAGTTCTCCAGACCCCCTTCTCTGCTTTCCTGCTGCAGCCCCTGGCCCCTCCCCGCTCATTCGTCATCTTAGGAACAGGCGGGAGTGGACGCTGGGGCTCCGGCTGCTCCAGTACAAGACGTGACCTGAAGgctgtttgtatgttttccaGATTGTGCAGAATGGACGTCTCATTGTTTCTACAGAGTGTGGCCACGTCTTCTGTAGCCAGTGCCTCCGTGATTCCCTGAAGAATGCTAACACTTGCCCAACTTGCAGGAAAAAGATGAGCCACAAACGGTACCACCCCATTTACATATGAAGTGCCGAGAGTTGCTCAGGAGAGACAAGTGGacacagagcctggcgggctctctGTGCGCCTTACGTGGCTCGTCTGCCTCCCGTTTCTTGAGCTCAAAAAGACTTTCAGAATCAACGTCCAGTATGTAAACTGCTCTCTTATTTCCAACCCCATCTTAGATCCTTTTGTTACCTCTAGTTGGATGCCGTGGAGCTGGAGCCAGGCCCCTCCCAGCCGGTCGACATCTCCTGGGTAGTCTGGTTCCAGGGTAGGAGAGAGGGAGTCAGGCATGCTGGAAATGAGAAGCATGGTTCTAGCCTCTTTCAGAAGCTGCCCATTTGCCAAGAAGTTTTCCCTGTTTGGAGAGTTTGTCCCATCTTCCTCCTGGTGGTGTCGTGGAGCACCAGCCCTGGTCAGAGAGCATGCAGGTCCGCCCAGCTCTCCTGGGCATGCTACCTCGTCCCAGGCATCTGCCCACAGCAGTGACAAGCCACACATGGTCCATCCAGTCCGAGGATCCCAGAAGCAAGTGTGGCCCCGGAAAGACCAACCACTGGACTTTGTTTTCCATCCCTTGTGATTTAGAGGCCACCCATGAGTCCACCTACATCGATGTCAGAGGTTCCTGCAGATCACCAAGGCCTTGGCAGGGCAATCCCTAGTTTTCTAAGAACGAAATGTGCAATAAAGCCCGTTCTTTGCCTCCTTTTCAGCAGCCCAGGAGATGTAGCACTCTCAGTGTCCTTGGGGGGGCCTCGTGTCACCTGTGGAGCAGTGCCTGTGTTGCCCCGTCCTGCTCACCACCTGTTCTCAGGACCTGGACCCGCGCCCAAGCTCACCTGGCGTAGGAGTCACAGTGGGGCAGGCACGGGGCCGGGCGTCCTCTTTTCTGATAAAAATCATCCCTTGTTTACCATAGGCCCTCTGGTCCTCAGTTCCCACTGCCTAACGTCTACTCAAGCATAGACCCAGGCGGCGGTGGCAGTAATTGTGGCCTTATCAGCTGCCCACGTCCATCCTGTTGGCCAAGTCACAGCCACCTGCGAGTCAGAGTTGGGCTCTCCAGACTCAAGCTGGGCACCACCGCCCCCGCAGCTGACGTTCATTGCAGAAGCTGCTCTTCTGGCCATTGAGCCTTGATCCTTTGGGCTTCGATTGCTCCTTAGATTTTGGTGGCAAAGTTCTGtggcccctcctccccagggccccAGATAACACCCTCTGCTCAACTCCAGGTGTGAGAGCCTCTAGTCCTCAAGGAGGTGGCAGAGTGGCCCAGGGGTGGCTCCCGGGGGAGAAGCCCTGCAGAGCCTGCTGCCTGCACCTCCACACCCTCCTTCCTCAGAGGGCTTCAAGCCAAACCCACAGCCTTCCGTGTGAAACAGCTTCAAGATGGAAGGGGGTCTCCTCTGGCGTTGCTAGCAATAACTGACCTTCAGTTTTTCCTTCTGGAGGAGCAGGGACTCAGCACAGAATTCACTTTAAACAGGGCCGAAGGAGTGTCCCTCCTCTGTGAAAGGAAAATTCATGCTTCATTCTGACTTTATAACTGTTTGGCTCACTTCCAGTTGGTTTGATAAAAGTACTATTTTCTCCTTACATTCGAGGAAGGCAGGATATCAGTTCTCGTCAGCGTGACGGGCACTGTCTGCCCTTTGAGTAGACACAGTGTCCCCATGAAGTTCCTTCAGGGCTTCATGGAacactccttttcttttttcttttttcttttttttaaatgttctaacAATACCCAGACTTCAGAAGCCAGGACAACCATACAGCCAAAATCTCTTACACTTTATGCTTAAGGACAAATGGTTGATCATAAAAGTTGTGTTCCTTCATATTAAACTGGGGGAAAATGTTTAGTTTCTACTATTCAGAAATTGCAAAATAGGAAAAGTTGATATGGAAAaatccctttctctccctcagtGTACATAATTCAGATCTTTCTTTGTTCCGTTTATAAACTTTATCCATGTCTGTCAGTCTGTTTTTTGACTTCTCTGCTAGTGTTACAGGTGAAAATAAATCATTAACTTGAACCAGGTACCTTTTTCGTGCGTTCATTTACTCATTGGGATCCATTTCACCTCTCAGCTCACACCCATGCCCAAGGTACATGATTCCTGTCTGCCTCCAGCTGTGTGTATCTTGGGGCACACATGTGTGGGAAGGTGGCTTGGTCATGTACCAGCTTAGACGCCAGCAGGTAAGAGGTCACTCTTGGTCGGAGCCGTGAGTCGAGCAGAATTTTAACTTCAGCCCCTAAGTGAGGTTGACTGCGGGTTGTCTGCTCCGACTTGCCAGTGCCAGCCCAGGAGTGGAGCTCTGAGCAGTGTGGACCTAGTGCACCAGCCACCATACACCGTTTGTCCTCCATGTGGGAAAGGGGACCCAGGAGGGCATGGCGTGCCTGTGAGTACCTTGGGAAAGCTGAAAGGATGGATGGGCCTGAGGTCTCCAGAGAGGAAGTGATGGCAGAGCTGGCCTTCTCCTGTGTGCCCTTCTCCATTCCTGTCTTGTGGTCCCGAGATGGAGCAGGCTCACGTGCTGGAGGCCTGGGGCTCAGGGGCTCACGACTGGTGAACTTCAGAGGCCTGCCTTCCACAGGAGACCACCAGAGACAaaaacttgttgttcagtcgcgttGTCTAGGTAGGGCAAAGAGGAACGGCTCCTGAGTGCAGAGCTCCGGCCCGCGCCCTCCCAGGGTACGGGCCTCCCAAGGCCTGAGGCTCTGACTGACCCCACACTTCCTGGGTGGCCACCACAACCTAGCAGTGGTCCTGAAGCCAGGATCCAGGAGGCCTCCGTCCTTGGCAGGCCCTGGGAGGAGAGGAGCATCCCGTGAGAGGGTTAACAGCAGCGGGGTCCCCAAAGCTGCCTACTGTACAGGCTTGTTTCTAGGTTTCTTACTTTAGAAACTTAAGTTGTGTTTTAACTACATTTTTCTGTTGTTTGCACATAGTGGTTTTTGTATATTGTTTAAGCATCCTTGCCAAAGCTTTATTCTGGTAAGTCTGGGTTCTATTGAATCCTCTACATTCACGGCCATATCATCTTCAGTGACTTGGTCTAATTCTTGGAACACTCTCTTTCTTGCTGGACTTGTAAGAGAGTTAGCAAGAAAGGAAGGTTCCTTTTCCAAGCATGAGGTAAGAGTTTgtcttttacttctgttttattttatccaCAATGGATGTATGTCCTTATTGATTCTTTTTCTCCTGTACTGGGATACAGGATATTTTCCCCGTTGAGATCAGTTAATACTATgtttcacattaatttttttttttcagtgtataccagctttgcatttctttggtaAATCCACTTTGTTCATGATTTATTGACTTACAGCTTTCTTTATTTTGCCACTAtttggttttgttgttcagtgaccccatggactgcagcacacaaggcttccctgtccatcatcaactctgggagtttgctcaaactcatgtccactgagtcagtgatgccatccaaccatctcattctttgtcgtccccttctcctgccgtcaatctttcccagcgtcagggtcttttccaatgagtcagctctttgcatcacgtggccagagtattggagcttcagcatcagtccttccaatgaatattcgggactgatttcctttaggatggactggttggatctccttgcagttcaagggactctcaagagtcttctccaacaccacagttcaaaagcatcaattcttcggtgctcagccttcttcatggtccaactctcacatccatacatgactactggaaaaaccatagctttgactatttgaacctctgtcgacaaagtgatgtctctgctt is from Dama dama isolate Ldn47 chromosome 6, ASM3311817v1, whole genome shotgun sequence and encodes:
- the RNF4 gene encoding E3 ubiquitin-protein ligase RNF4 — encoded protein: MSTRKRRGGTVNSRQAQKRTRETTSPPEMALEAEPIELVESAGDEIVDLTCESLEPVVVDLTHNDSVVIVEERRRPRRNGRRLRQDHADSCVVSSDEEELARDKDVYVTTHSPRSAREEAAVGLRPSGTVSCPICMDGYSEIVQNGRLIVSTECGHVFCSQCLRDSLKNANTCPTCRKKMSHKRYHPIYI